Proteins co-encoded in one Scomber scombrus chromosome 14, fScoSco1.1, whole genome shotgun sequence genomic window:
- the bsx gene encoding brain-specific homeobox protein homolog: MNNYASAAPTQRSTSFFIEDILLHKPKPLREVIPSPFCTSLASRMPILEYGYPLMPTPILAPHPHHPLHKPEHHQYFFTSGMQMPALFQHHAELPGKHCRRRKARTVFSDSQLSGLEKRFEIQRYLSTPERVELATALSLSETQVKTWFQNRRMKHKKQLRKAQDDRKTPGETERSADNSSESELNDKSAEELKHGLQPDSYLLEENDDDVDIEDDICSPDHLL; encoded by the exons atgaaCAACTACGCGTCTGCGGCTCCCACGCAGAGGTCCACGTCGTTTTTTATTGAGGACATCTTATTGCACAAACCTAAGCCGCTGAGAGAGGTCATCCCCTCGCCGTTCTGCACCTCGCTGGCCTCCCGGATGCCCATCCTGGAGTATGGATACCCACTGATGCCAACGCCAATACTGGCACCACATCCGCACCATCCTCTCCACAAGCCAGAGCATCACCAGTACTTCTTCACATCTG GGATGCAGATGCCGGCCTTGTTCCAGCACCACGCAGAGTTACCAGGGAAGCACTGCAGACGCAGGAAGGCCAGGACGGTTTTCTCTGATTCTCAGCTATCAGGCCTGGAGAAGAGGTTTGAAATCCAGCGGTACCTTTCCACACCGGAGAGAGTGGAGCTGGCCACGGCGCTCAGCCTGTCCGagacacag GTAAAAACGTGGTTTCAGAACCGGCGGATGAAACACAAGAAGCAGCTGAGGAAAGCGCAGGATGACAGGAAGACACCCGGAGAGACGGAGAGGTCCGCGGATAACTCCAGCGAGAGTGAACTAAACGACAAGAGCGCAGAGGAGCTGAAACACGGACTGCAGCCAGACTCATACCTGCTGGAGGAAAACGATGACGACGTGGACATCGAGGATGATATTTGCTCTCCGGATCATCTACTATAG
- the lim2.1 gene encoding lens intrinsic membrane protein 2.1, which translates to MYSFMGGGLFCAGVGNILLIVSTATDYWMQYRQSGNYMHQGLWRYCMPGKCFPHNISIAHLDATRALMILSLLACFIGIIIGIMAFIHYSSFDRFDKTFAAGILFFISCFLVFLAMAVYTGVTINYYGKRYGNWRFSWSYIIGWVSVVLTFFSGIFYLCAYRMHECPRSANSH; encoded by the exons ATGTACAGCTTTATGGGTGGAGGGTTGTTCTGTGCAGGCGTGGGGAACATCCTCCTGATCGTTTCCACAGCAACCGATTACTGGATGCAGTATCGGCAGTCCGGCAACTACATGCACCAGGGCCTGTGGCGCTACTGTATGCCGGGGAAATGCTTCCCACACAACATCAGCATTG CCCACTTAGACGCCACCCGCGCCCTCATGATCCTCTCTCTTTTGGCCTGTTTCATTGGCATCATCATTGGAATTATGGCCTTCATCCATTACTCCTCCTTCGACAGGTTTGACAAAACCTTTGCTGCAGGCATATTGTTTTTCATCTCAT gctttttagtgtttctagCAATGGCAGTGTACACTGGTGTGACGATTAACTACTACGGAAAACGCTATGGAAACTGGAGGTTCTCCTGGTCCTATATCATTGGCTGGGTTTCAGTGGTGCTCACCTTCTTTTCAG GTATATTCTATCTGTGTGCCTATCGGATGCATGAATGCCCCAGAAGCGCTAACTCTCATTAG